In a genomic window of Sulfurisphaera tokodaii str. 7:
- a CDS encoding CRISPR system ring nuclease — translation MVKVHVCAVGTSLLKNSLDEDSVRKEVEKLGLKDWDKLRFDDDRQNRIKQNFDPLKSLLFNFLKSKGKKASAELDSLFSAFEKLKQTKDEIYVLLYSTNTPNAQLAGEAIKDYLKEEGIRSELVTVSTISSEETFYKRIEDLFDKVVYKILKFKEQGDYVYINATSGLKPETIFLTLAGLLAGADLIYYKYQEFDEVVILPSPPITISPKYLELLIRFANSGYTLSEMRAEELGIPVRILEEKNLVERKGEDAYRLKDWIRKLLGIYLPIGIQNNYYKVIVEGEGEKVFYNEVEAYDFMEKKRKEGKKVRVEVPDKVYFLGL, via the coding sequence ATGGTCAAAGTACACGTATGTGCTGTAGGAACTTCATTGTTAAAGAACTCACTGGACGAGGATAGCGTAAGGAAAGAAGTTGAAAAGCTAGGGCTAAAAGATTGGGATAAGCTAAGATTTGATGATGATAGACAAAATAGGATAAAACAAAATTTTGATCCACTTAAAAGCTTGTTATTCAACTTCTTAAAGAGCAAAGGTAAAAAAGCTTCGGCTGAGTTAGATTCATTGTTTTCTGCTTTCGAAAAGTTAAAACAAACTAAGGATGAAATTTACGTCTTACTTTATTCTACTAACACTCCTAACGCACAATTAGCAGGTGAGGCAATAAAGGATTATCTTAAAGAAGAGGGAATTAGATCTGAGCTAGTTACAGTAAGTACTATATCATCTGAGGAGACTTTCTATAAAAGAATTGAAGATTTATTTGATAAAGTAGTATATAAGATATTGAAATTCAAAGAACAGGGAGACTATGTGTATATTAATGCGACTTCTGGGTTAAAGCCTGAAACCATATTTCTTACTTTAGCAGGCCTTTTGGCTGGTGCCGATCTGATATATTATAAGTATCAAGAATTTGATGAAGTAGTAATTCTCCCTTCTCCTCCTATAACGATTAGTCCTAAATACCTAGAATTGCTAATCAGATTTGCTAACTCTGGATATACATTATCTGAGATGAGAGCTGAAGAGCTTGGGATTCCAGTAAGAATACTTGAGGAAAAGAACCTTGTTGAAAGGAAAGGAGAGGATGCTTACAGATTAAAAGATTGGATAAGGAAGTTGTTAGGTATTTATTTGCCTATAGGAATTCAAAATAATTACTACAAGGTTATTGTTGAAGGAGAGGGTGAAAAGGTATTTTATAATGAGGTAGAAGCTTATGACTTTATGGAAAAAAAGAGGAAAGAAGGTAAAAAAGTGAGGGTCGAGGTTCCGGATAAGGTGTATTTCCTTGGACTTTGA
- a CDS encoding SWIM zinc finger family protein has product MESINEKKIIGRFGYNTFEKGKEYYNENRVLSAFLDGNHLQGLVVGTKVYRTSVSLSDLSNKCSCPLRGDCKHVVALLLFYLREKDKVVNIPKLKDKLMEKSKEELVDLIVKAIKGEDILSLIQHSEKEIKITSILRTFERGNVDEMTVQNIAEVIRNFKHKISKEDLFTLLEKITLECEDFGCFYDDYRDDYYNEPLFEAIGEALVEKDLTQEDIERLGKIIDQDEYELTTPLLDVFVSKAERDPKFFTLVKKILPFGYRMNIVVENKMYDEAKNMLEDKDLDLSEKMELLKLIDPEKMLQLAEEYKMYDIIVEYFIETNDYEKAKMYIKRIINEDKREEVLHIISNYLSFILQDRELSNIVAKYLLDIGNIFSVSKLYNNIDDKLKDIYAEKILELEDFFSPEFLDVICERKPEKLKDYLLKFVESEVGRGSKVYDYIASVLKSAKKCMGKEEFNRLLDEIKSRYYTRYKLMEKIDELRDNE; this is encoded by the coding sequence ATGGAGTCAATTAACGAGAAAAAGATTATAGGTCGATTCGGGTACAATACGTTTGAAAAGGGAAAAGAGTATTATAATGAAAATAGAGTTCTATCAGCTTTTTTAGACGGTAATCATTTACAAGGCCTAGTTGTGGGGACCAAGGTCTACAGAACTAGTGTGTCACTTTCGGACTTATCTAACAAATGTAGCTGCCCGCTAAGAGGAGACTGTAAACATGTAGTAGCACTCCTCCTATTCTATCTGAGAGAAAAAGACAAAGTCGTTAATATACCTAAGTTAAAGGATAAGCTGATGGAGAAGAGTAAAGAAGAGTTAGTAGACCTAATAGTTAAAGCTATAAAAGGTGAGGATATACTATCACTAATTCAGCATAGCGAGAAAGAAATAAAAATAACTTCTATCCTGAGAACCTTTGAACGCGGTAATGTTGACGAAATGACTGTTCAGAATATAGCTGAGGTGATCAGAAATTTTAAACACAAAATTTCCAAAGAGGACTTGTTTACTCTTCTAGAAAAAATAACGTTAGAGTGTGAAGATTTCGGTTGCTTTTACGACGATTATCGTGATGATTATTATAATGAACCTCTTTTTGAGGCTATCGGTGAGGCGTTAGTTGAAAAGGACTTAACCCAAGAAGATATTGAAAGATTAGGGAAAATAATAGATCAAGATGAATATGAATTAACTACCCCATTACTCGATGTGTTTGTTAGTAAAGCTGAAAGAGATCCTAAGTTCTTTACCCTAGTTAAGAAAATCTTACCGTTTGGATATAGAATGAATATCGTAGTTGAGAATAAGATGTATGATGAGGCGAAGAACATGCTGGAAGATAAAGATCTCGATCTCTCTGAGAAAATGGAATTACTAAAGCTTATAGACCCAGAAAAAATGCTCCAATTGGCTGAAGAATACAAAATGTACGATATAATAGTAGAATATTTCATTGAAACGAACGATTATGAAAAAGCTAAGATGTATATTAAGAGGATCATTAATGAGGATAAAAGGGAAGAGGTGCTTCATATTATCTCAAATTATCTTAGTTTTATCCTACAAGATAGAGAATTGTCCAATATAGTTGCGAAGTACTTGCTTGATATAGGGAACATTTTTTCAGTGAGCAAACTTTACAACAATATTGATGACAAACTAAAGGACATTTATGCCGAAAAGATACTAGAATTAGAGGATTTCTTTTCGCCTGAATTTTTAGATGTTATATGTGAAAGGAAACCGGAGAAGTTGAAAGATTACTTACTTAAGTTTGTCGAAAGCGAAGTTGGTAGAGGATCTAAAGTATATGATTACATAGCCTCTGTGCTAAAATCTGCGAAGAAATGCATGGGCAAGGAAGAGTTTAATAGGCTATTGGACGAGATTAAAAGTAGATATTATACAAGGTATAAATTAATGGAAAAGATAGACGAGTTGAGAGATAATGAATAA
- a CDS encoding S9 family peptidase: MEYSEIVKTLEELVSLPIYAVIGKLKDTPVLLTTTEGKVNISILEGDKLRVLTKEPIAGSPYPKPQLDFIPFIRDVVKGKELHSIYITNLKGEEYEVASPKIRIFSLAYDDKNIAFIGASQNESSLYVIEGGKIRKLVNVPPFSFVTDISGDYILGFGILKGNPRSQEFFVADLSGNMRIFTPKDGSMNIAYYIKDNKIYLVSDYENLGESYWIYTFDFQKYERVEFPEKDIYSYKAVEISYNPDDSLIIAKRDGESKLFLNGKLLNNPSGIIAGATKIGDNVYFAASSLNTPYKVYKYDLKENKVDVVINNKDVNIGEVEYVKIKNENVEVPTWIIKSRKPNKVGIVYVHGGPWSEVDNSWDLLISPLVLLGYNVIAPNFRGSTGYGSKFNLMDIGDPGGGDLSDVIAARDYAIEKGIVEKIGIMGYSYGGYMTLLAVGKVPDKWDFGIAGASVADWVEMYDLSDSFFKGFMETLFMGKNLELMEDRSPITYVNNVKCPLCIIHSQNDTRTPLTPVLKYVQKLQENNKTFYLHVIPNLGHAIYKIDDDVDLLLPALIFLEKMFG, encoded by the coding sequence ATGGAATACTCAGAGATAGTAAAAACTCTTGAAGAATTAGTGAGCCTTCCTATTTATGCTGTAATTGGAAAACTGAAAGATACACCAGTATTGTTGACAACTACTGAAGGAAAAGTAAATATTTCAATTTTAGAAGGAGATAAACTAAGAGTGTTGACTAAGGAGCCTATAGCTGGGTCTCCTTATCCTAAACCTCAGTTAGACTTTATCCCCTTTATTAGAGATGTGGTGAAGGGGAAAGAGTTACACTCAATTTATATTACCAACCTAAAAGGAGAAGAGTACGAAGTAGCTTCACCCAAGATAAGAATATTTTCGTTAGCATATGACGATAAGAACATAGCATTCATAGGTGCTTCTCAGAACGAATCCTCACTTTATGTTATTGAAGGAGGGAAAATTAGGAAATTAGTTAACGTTCCTCCTTTCTCATTCGTGACAGATATTAGCGGAGATTACATACTCGGTTTTGGGATTTTAAAAGGAAATCCAAGATCTCAAGAGTTCTTTGTAGCCGATTTGAGTGGTAACATGAGAATTTTTACTCCAAAAGACGGGAGCATGAATATTGCATACTATATAAAAGATAATAAAATATATCTGGTTAGCGACTATGAGAATCTAGGAGAGTCTTACTGGATTTACACTTTTGATTTTCAGAAATATGAGAGAGTAGAATTCCCAGAAAAAGACATATATAGTTATAAGGCTGTGGAAATATCTTATAACCCAGACGATTCTCTAATTATAGCTAAAAGAGACGGTGAATCTAAATTATTCCTTAATGGTAAATTACTAAATAACCCTTCTGGTATAATTGCCGGTGCAACTAAAATAGGGGATAATGTGTACTTTGCAGCTTCTTCCCTTAATACTCCATATAAGGTATATAAATATGATTTAAAGGAAAATAAGGTTGATGTCGTAATAAATAATAAAGACGTTAACATAGGAGAGGTAGAATATGTCAAAATAAAAAATGAGAATGTTGAAGTCCCTACATGGATTATAAAGTCTAGGAAACCTAATAAGGTAGGAATAGTTTACGTTCATGGAGGTCCATGGTCTGAAGTAGATAATAGTTGGGATTTACTGATATCACCGCTAGTCTTACTAGGGTATAATGTTATTGCACCTAATTTTAGAGGTTCTACGGGTTATGGGAGTAAATTTAACTTGATGGATATTGGAGATCCGGGTGGTGGAGATTTAAGTGATGTAATAGCTGCTAGAGATTACGCAATTGAAAAGGGAATTGTTGAGAAAATAGGAATTATGGGGTATAGTTATGGAGGGTATATGACTCTATTAGCTGTGGGTAAGGTACCGGATAAATGGGACTTTGGTATTGCCGGTGCCTCAGTAGCTGATTGGGTAGAAATGTATGATTTATCTGATTCCTTCTTTAAGGGCTTTATGGAGACCTTATTTATGGGAAAGAATTTAGAACTCATGGAAGATAGATCACCCATTACCTATGTTAATAATGTAAAATGTCCCCTATGTATAATACACTCTCAGAACGATACAAGAACACCCTTAACGCCCGTGTTAAAATACGTTCAGAAACTCCAAGAGAATAATAAAACCTTCTACTTACATGTAATTCCTAATTTGGGACATGCAATATATAAGATAGACGATGATGTAGACTTACTGTTACCTGCTCTAATCTTCTTGGAGAAGATGTTTGGATAA
- a CDS encoding M1 family metallopeptidase, translated as MVNVERYEIFLDFNEYSYEGMEKIKMKSDGEKVELDSVGLEIKEVKADGKQVKYETKNEKLIVYSKVNEELEIRFSGKADNKSILGIYVAPYDGNYLITTQFEPIYARKFIPCFDSPDMKAVFKLSVRVNRGQKVISNMPIISIRDDGEKIVYEFDETPRMSTYLLYLGIGDFEEISDESKKPKIILATTPGKSKRGIFAIEVARKVIDYYEKYFEIPYQLPKLHLIEIPEFAAGAMENWGAITFRESALLADESSSVSQKLSVSAVIAHELAHQWFGDMVTLKWWDDLWLNESFATFMAYKSLKEIFPQWESEGHFIYDETLSALTEDSLLNTHPIETHVKDPHEIEEMFDNISYGKGASILRMIEAYVGEEVFRRGVVNYLNKFKFSNASGSDLWNSISEAYGSDISQIMAEWITKPGYPVITVNVEGDSVEFFQRRFTLLNVNDSTIYKVPLTFEVNGKRQTLLLDKESVKLNFDNAVSSIKVNLNRTGFYRVLYKPFELSFSSTLNSYEELGLVNDYWNFLLAGLESIKTYLTLIKRFSNTRNSFLSREIAFELMTLYYINKDKYYSIARDFLLNQIKIYRNAKDDLGKMAYSSIIRSLAIVDDDFALGLSNLFQYYEQLDSNIKGAVAIAYAISTSDFNGLLDKYKSFNSDEEKLRMIDAITNIRDKSIVEKLAMLVFNRTIKYQEAPHVINSLSNNPYVREELCNFLQGNFDMIKQFVVTVAGMWGLFYIIRGPMIMCGVNKPEETIEFLDRIKTKEIARSVEITKEYIKVYNRVKNLDL; from the coding sequence ATGGTAAATGTTGAAAGATATGAGATATTTTTAGATTTTAACGAGTACAGTTATGAGGGAATGGAAAAAATAAAAATGAAAAGTGATGGGGAAAAAGTTGAATTAGACAGTGTGGGACTTGAAATAAAAGAAGTAAAAGCCGATGGTAAGCAAGTAAAGTACGAGACCAAAAACGAGAAGCTTATAGTCTACTCTAAAGTTAATGAGGAGCTGGAGATAAGGTTTAGTGGAAAGGCGGACAATAAATCAATATTAGGCATATATGTTGCTCCATATGACGGAAACTACTTAATAACTACGCAGTTTGAACCAATATACGCTAGAAAGTTCATCCCATGTTTTGACTCTCCAGATATGAAGGCTGTTTTTAAGTTATCTGTTAGGGTTAATAGGGGTCAAAAGGTCATTTCTAATATGCCAATTATCAGCATTAGAGATGATGGTGAAAAGATAGTTTATGAATTTGATGAGACTCCAAGGATGTCAACTTATTTACTGTACTTAGGTATAGGGGATTTTGAAGAGATCAGTGATGAGAGTAAAAAGCCTAAAATAATATTGGCAACAACACCTGGAAAATCTAAACGGGGAATTTTTGCAATTGAAGTTGCTAGGAAGGTTATTGATTACTATGAAAAATATTTCGAAATTCCTTACCAGCTGCCAAAGCTGCACCTAATAGAAATCCCGGAGTTTGCTGCAGGTGCTATGGAGAACTGGGGCGCTATTACTTTTAGGGAGAGTGCTTTACTAGCTGATGAGTCTTCATCTGTTTCTCAAAAGTTAAGTGTTAGTGCTGTTATAGCTCATGAATTAGCCCACCAGTGGTTTGGCGATATGGTTACATTAAAGTGGTGGGACGATTTATGGCTTAATGAAAGTTTTGCCACATTCATGGCTTATAAAAGTTTAAAGGAGATATTTCCTCAGTGGGAAAGCGAAGGGCACTTTATCTATGATGAAACCTTGAGTGCATTAACCGAAGATTCTTTACTTAACACTCATCCAATTGAGACACACGTTAAAGATCCCCATGAGATTGAGGAGATGTTCGATAACATCAGTTACGGTAAAGGTGCGAGTATTTTGAGGATGATCGAAGCTTATGTAGGTGAGGAAGTTTTCAGAAGGGGTGTTGTTAATTATCTAAATAAGTTTAAGTTCTCAAATGCTTCTGGAAGTGATCTGTGGAATTCTATTTCAGAGGCATATGGTTCGGACATTTCGCAAATAATGGCTGAATGGATAACGAAGCCTGGATACCCTGTAATTACGGTCAATGTTGAAGGTGATTCTGTGGAGTTCTTTCAGCGTAGATTCACGTTGTTGAATGTGAATGATAGTACTATTTATAAAGTGCCTTTAACCTTTGAGGTTAACGGAAAAAGACAGACTTTGTTGCTTGACAAAGAAAGTGTTAAGTTGAATTTTGACAATGCCGTGAGTTCGATTAAGGTTAATTTGAATAGAACTGGATTTTATAGGGTCTTATATAAACCCTTTGAACTCTCATTTTCATCTACACTTAACAGTTATGAAGAGTTGGGGTTAGTTAATGATTACTGGAACTTCTTATTGGCTGGATTGGAATCGATAAAGACTTATTTAACTCTCATTAAGAGATTCAGTAATACACGAAACTCTTTCTTATCTAGAGAGATTGCCTTCGAGCTTATGACATTATATTATATAAATAAGGATAAATATTATTCGATAGCTAGGGACTTTCTGTTAAACCAGATAAAGATATATAGGAATGCAAAAGACGATCTGGGTAAAATGGCTTATTCTAGTATAATTAGATCTCTGGCTATTGTAGATGATGATTTTGCATTAGGTCTCTCTAACTTGTTCCAGTACTATGAACAGCTAGACAGTAATATAAAGGGAGCTGTCGCGATAGCTTATGCTATTTCTACATCAGATTTTAACGGGTTGTTGGATAAGTATAAGTCTTTTAATTCTGATGAAGAGAAACTAAGAATGATAGACGCTATAACTAATATTAGGGATAAGTCAATTGTGGAGAAACTTGCAATGTTAGTATTTAATAGGACTATAAAGTATCAAGAGGCACCACATGTTATAAATTCGCTTTCAAACAACCCGTATGTTAGAGAGGAATTATGTAACTTTTTGCAAGGTAATTTCGACATGATAAAGCAGTTTGTAGTGACTGTTGCCGGGATGTGGGGGTTATTTTACATTATAAGAGGACCTATGATTATGTGTGGTGTTAATAAGCCTGAGGAGACTATTGAATTTCTTGATAGGATAAAGACTAAAGAAATAGCTAGATCTGTGGAAATAACAAAGGAGTATATAAAGGTATACAATAGAGTAAAGAATTTAGATCTATGA